Sequence from the Methanosarcina siciliae T4/M genome:
CTGAGTACTGAGCCCGCTAACCTGGACTGAAATTCGGATTTTAATGGTGTTATGATGGTTGAAAGAGCGAATAAAACAGTATTCATTACTGTGATAGTTATGCTTCTCTTTTCTGGGGTGCCGGGTTGTACCGAATTGGGAAAATCAGCAGATGACTCTGACAACGCAAGTTCAATCGGGCCGGAACCTAACTACACAAATTCGATAGGTATGGAGTTCGTGAAGATTTCCTCAGGGGAATTCATGATGGGGCCTATCTATAATACGGGATACGTCAGGACGCCTTCAGGTGAAATTATAACTGAAGAATATATCGATGAAGATTTGGCAAAGAAAGTTGAGATTAAAAAACCGTTCTATCTGGGTAAATTTGAAGTTACCCAGGGACAGTGGCGTGAAGTGATGGGCAGCAATCCTTCATATTTTGAAGGGGATGATCTTCCAGTCGAACGGGTATCCTGGGATGAGGTTCAGGAGTTTATCGAAAAACTCAATGAAATAGAAGGTACCGATAAATATCGTCTGCCATCTGAAGCTGAATGGGAGTATGCCTGCAAGGCCGGGACAACAACCAGATACTCTTTTGGAGACGATGAAGCAAAATTTGGGGATTATGCGTGGTATGTGCCAAATTCCGATTGTAAAACTCATCCTGTAGGGCAAAAGGAGCCAAATCCCTGGGGTCTTTATGACATGCATGGAAATGTCATGGAATGGGTTAATGAAAGTGACACGCATGGGAGTGTTATGGAATGGATTAATGAGAATATTCTGGAACGGGATAAAGACGGGGGGGATGAAAGTAGTGTTTTCCGTAGGATTCGAGGAGGCTGCTTTCAAGATGGAGGTGGCCTTAATGTTTATAGAATTCAAAACTGTGGGTATGCTTGCAAAGGCTACTCCGATCTCCACCGCAACGATCTTGGTTTTCGAGTCCTGAGGGAAATTTAAACATCTTCCACTTTATCTGCTTAGAGAAGCTAAAAGGTGAAAAATTTATAATGAATCCGTTGCAGCAATAACTTTTATGTCAGGAGAGGCAGATAATTGCGCAGGATCCGCATTTTTGAAGGTCCGGGACTTGAAGTTATCGAGCATTGAAAATGGCTTTTCTCCTTAACATTTCTTTGTGTTTCCAGATTGAAAACCCCACTACCAAATTTTGAGTAAATAGTATAACTTATATATACATCGAAACTTATTAACCTGAAAACCCTGCGTAAACAATTTAAATAGGGCTCTCCTTAGAGCTTGTTTATTTGTGCGCTATGTTTTATCAGGTTTCATTTTCTTGGATTCGTTCTTAATTTGAAGGAATCGTAAAATCATAATTAAAATTTCAGAATTAACATTCATTGAACCTTTATGGTGAGAACAACTTGGTTTCGGAGACATTAAAAAAGCAAATTGACCGGTTCCTGCTGGCCTTTGGTTTTTCTCTCATGTTCGGGATAATGATCCTTGGACAGGAATTCAGGCAGTCGATGGGAGAAGCAGTAGGGGTGATAATGGATCCCGTACTTTCTCTGGTCGGACAGGAAAATTTCCATCTAATCCTTTTAGTAATGGCGATTATCACTGCCCTCTATGCATCCCTTATACAGAAATACACTATCGACTGGGAACTCATGCGAAATACCCAGGAACGCATGAAGGTCTTTCAGAAGGAGTTTAGGGAGGCACAGCTTTCCCAGAACACCTATATGCTGAAAAAGCTTGAAGACCAGCGCAAGGAGATGATGGAAGACCAGATGAAGATGTCAAAGCAGCAGTTCAAGCCAATGGCTTACATCAGTATTATCTCCCTGCCTCTCTTCATGTGGGCTTACTATTTCATAAGCGGGCACGGGAATGCCACCATGGTATTTCCTTTCTGGGGCGAACAGCTGCTTACGACTCCGGTTTTTGGTCCCTTCCAGCACTGGATCTACTGGTACTTCATCTCCTCTCTCGGGGTCAGCCAGCTTATCAGGAAGGGCCTTAATATCGGTGGGGTCTGATGCAGATCACCGTGAGCGGGCTTCCCGGAAGCGGGACAACAACCCTCTCAAGGCTCCTGTCCGAGTACTATGAGCTAGAGCTGGTTTCTTCCGGAGAGATCTTCAGGAGGATGGCAAAGGAGAGAGGGATGAACCTGGGAGATTTCGGAGCTATGGCTGAAAAAGACCCTTCCATAGACCTCGATATAGATAAAAACCAGAAATCCATCATCCACACCCAGGACAATCTCATTCTCGAAAGCCGGCTTGCAGGTCATATGGCTGAGGGAGTGCCAAATGTGCTCAAAATCTGGATAAAAGCCCCTCTGCTGACAAGGGTTAAACGTATTCAGAGGCGTGAGAAAACCATTTCCTTTGATGAAGAACTGGCAAAAACGGTTGAGAGGGAAAAGTCCGAAGCCCTTCGCTATAAGAACTATTACGGGATTGACATCACAGACCTGTCAATCTACGATATAGTTATCGATTCTGAAAAATGGAACCAGTACCAGACTCTTGATATCCTCAGGGTTGCTATTGACGCTCTTGTCGGGCCGGAGTGATTTTTCCCGACCTGATTATTTCCGGGATATTTTTCGGGAAATTTTCTCGGGAAATTTTCTCGGACGTTTTTAAGCAGGCGCAGAGTTTTATCTGCGAACCCCGATATTATGGGTAT
This genomic interval carries:
- the cmk gene encoding (d)CMP kinase — its product is MQITVSGLPGSGTTTLSRLLSEYYELELVSSGEIFRRMAKERGMNLGDFGAMAEKDPSIDLDIDKNQKSIIHTQDNLILESRLAGHMAEGVPNVLKIWIKAPLLTRVKRIQRREKTISFDEELAKTVEREKSEALRYKNYYGIDITDLSIYDIVIDSEKWNQYQTLDILRVAIDALVGPE
- a CDS encoding DUF106 domain-containing protein; its protein translation is MVSETLKKQIDRFLLAFGFSLMFGIMILGQEFRQSMGEAVGVIMDPVLSLVGQENFHLILLVMAIITALYASLIQKYTIDWELMRNTQERMKVFQKEFREAQLSQNTYMLKKLEDQRKEMMEDQMKMSKQQFKPMAYISIISLPLFMWAYYFISGHGNATMVFPFWGEQLLTTPVFGPFQHWIYWYFISSLGVSQLIRKGLNIGGV
- a CDS encoding formylglycine-generating enzyme family protein — its product is MMVERANKTVFITVIVMLLFSGVPGCTELGKSADDSDNASSIGPEPNYTNSIGMEFVKISSGEFMMGPIYNTGYVRTPSGEIITEEYIDEDLAKKVEIKKPFYLGKFEVTQGQWREVMGSNPSYFEGDDLPVERVSWDEVQEFIEKLNEIEGTDKYRLPSEAEWEYACKAGTTTRYSFGDDEAKFGDYAWYVPNSDCKTHPVGQKEPNPWGLYDMHGNVMEWVNESDTHGSVMEWINENILERDKDGGDESSVFRRIRGGCFQDGGGLNVYRIQNCGYACKGYSDLHRNDLGFRVLREI